One genomic window of Ziziphus jujuba cultivar Dongzao chromosome 4, ASM3175591v1 includes the following:
- the LOC107415289 gene encoding phosphoenolpyruvate/phosphate translocator 2, chloroplastic, producing the protein MQSTALAMSPSTQFLKPPCPNPILKLSQLSKSSSSIRLDHSQHVVHRLFSQRHSSTFSASLSSLLFSAQISAPFPVSTRRFENLVVRAASLPESGEDAGKTDRLARTLQLGAMFGIWYLLNIYFNILNKQVLKVYPFPATVTAFQFGCGTVIVTLMWTFNLYTRPKISRSQFAAILPLAVAHTMGNLLTNISLGKVAVSFTHTIKAMEPFFTVVLSALFLAERPSLWVFSSLVPIVGGVALASFTEASFNWIGFCTAMASNLTNQSRNVLSKKLMVKKEDALDNINLFSVITIISFTLLVPSAILLEGIKFGPSYLQSAANQGLNIKELLLRSLLTGVCFHSYQQVSYMILEMVSAVTHAVGNCVKRVVVISSSVIFFRTPVSPVNALGTAMALAGVFWYSRAKRIKPKSKVA; encoded by the exons ATGCAGAGCACCGCACTGGCTATGTCTCCTTCTACTCAATTCCTCAAACCTCCATGTCCAAATCCTATCCTTAAGCTCTCCCAACTTTCAAAATCTTCGTCTTCCATACGACTAGACCATAGCCAACATGTGGTTCATAGACTCTTCTCGCAAAGACATTCTTCTACATTTTCTGCTTCTTTATCTTCTTTGCTTTTCAGTGCTCAAATATCTGCTCCGTTTCCCGTTTCTACTCGAAGGTTCGAGAATTTGGTAGTCAGGGCTGCTTCATTGCCCGAAAGTGGTGAAGATGCGGGGAAGACAGATAGGTTGGCTCGGACTTTGCAGCTTGGGGCTATGTTCGGAATTTGGTACCTTTTGAATATTTACTTCAATATCTTAAACAAACAG GTTCTGAAAGTATATCCATTTCCAGCAACTGTAACAGCTTTTCAGTTTGGATGTGGTACTGTGATTGTCACCTTGATGTGGACATTTAACCTCTATACAAGACCCAAGATCAGTCGCTCACAG TTCGCAGCGATTTTACCATTGGCCGTGGCTCACACAATGGGAAACCTGTTGACCAATATCAGTCTTGGGAAAGTTGCTGTTTCATTCACTCACACTATCAAAGCTATGGAGCCCTTTTTCACGGTTGTGCTCTCTGCACTGTTCCTTGCAGAG AGGCCAAGTCTCTGGGTATTTTCTTCCCTTGTACCAATTGTAGGTGGAGTAGCATTGGCATCCTTCACCGAGGCCTCTTTTAATTG GATCGGCTTCTGTACTGCAATGGCTTCCAACCTTACTAACCAATCACGTAATGTATTAAGCAAGAAGTTAATGGTTAAGAAAGAG GATGCTTTGGATAATATCAATCTCTTCTCTGTGATAACCATCATTTCCTTCACCTTGTTGGTTCCCTCGGCTATTCTCCTAGAAGGAATCAAGTTTGGTCCTTCATACCTGCAGTCGGCT GCAAACCAAGGATTAAATATAAAAGAGCTATTGTTGAGATCACTTCTAACTGGGGTCTGCTTCCATAGTTACCAACAG GTGTCTTATATGATACTAGAGATGGTATCAGCGGTCACTCACGCAGTAGGAAACTGTGTAAAGCGTGTGGTGGTGATTAGCTCCTCAGTCATCTTCTTCCGAACACCTGTTTCACCCGTTAATGCTCTCg GTACTGCTATGGCTCTCGCTGGAGTTTTCTGGTACTCGAGAGCCAAGCGTATCAAGCCAAAATCAAAGGTTGCCTGA